The genomic interval TATAGAGCATACGCAGCAAGCTCTTTCTGCACACGCACTGCTTCAACTTGTACAACATTTTGGGCTTTCTTAACTGTTTCATACAGATTTTGCATATTACCAAATATTCCTGCCTGTATGAAAGTGGAAGGTCACTGTTAACAGACGAGTACAGCATCTTAGAAGTCAAATCAGGAGGTCCCATTTTTTAGGTGTGGCCTATGCCACCATTGATTCAGATAAATGTTATATCCAGCCTAGCCACCCATAAGTATATAAAAGTTCTCTCATACACCTTGTACTTGATATCCAAACAATGCACCACATACATATAGAGCATAATAAGTTGATATTTATGTGGCAAACACAAGTTGGATGGATTAAAAGAGGAAATCCGCATGCGAAAACCTGGGCAACCTAGGCTAAAGATACGGAGCTTAGCCCCCAATTGATGGGGGCACCAAGACCTGCAGGTTAAGTTTGGATGAAGCATACACTAACTCAATTCGGAGTGCTCTCAATCTAATACTAGATACGGGCAAGGGAATGATTCCTTAACCGAACAAAGAGATAcatcaaaaaaaaagacagaGGAGGATCGAGGGAGAATAGCAACAGAACCTTGTCATCACCCTTTTCATTGCTATCCTTTTTGCCTCCAAATAAGCCATAAACACGGGATGATCGAGGGGTCCTCCCGGCAGTCTTGATACCCGGCCAAGATACTATTGGGCTGCCTGCATATGAGCTCACTTCACCTGAAACCAAACCAAGCAACAACCCCTTGatttacttttaatttgaCCCCCACCCAAACCCCACGGGGATAGATATCGCATTGTACTTGAATCACCCAATTTGATTTGAGTTTGTAACAGGTTCAATTGAACCCACCCATAGACGCATGTATACTCAAGATTCAATTGGAGACCTTAAGGGAAGAAGGGAAGAGAGCTTACGGAAAGAGTGGGAGTCGGTGAGTCGGTGAAAGCTGGAAAGCCGCGAGGAGGATAAAGCACTGGTCGAAGCCATCGAGAGGAATCAGAGAGGATAGAAGAAGCACTTGGCTCAATTTTACAACAAATCCCCTTCCACACTCGCTGTTATTGGGTTTTGGATTAGATAGGCCCTTTGGCATCTTCCTTCTTTCGTCCAaatatctttattttttcttcttaagcTTAAAAACCTTTCACCATTTCCTACTAATACACTCTCAATTATAGGTATAAGAATCGGTGAATTGTGAATTTGTGGTACTGCTAGGAGTTCAAGCCTATAAAACACTTGATTCCCAAATCGCTTTGAGCCTTTGATTGACCAAAGAATGAACTTCAACTTGAATACATGTAGTTGGTTTTAGCTAACCAAACTGTCTTCCTGCCACAAATTTACTTGCGCAGTATAAAACATATCGGAATCATCACCATCAGACAGTTTGTTCTCATCACATTGTTCGGCAAGACGCCTATAATTTCATCTGCTAAAACAATACCATTCATGAATCACCTTCAAAGGCATGAATCCATACCTTGACAGATAACCTTTTAAAGAGACTAATACTGCGCAAGTAATGTTGAAAATAGATATGCTAACATTTTGCGTAGATATATAACTACAACAAAGAAACTTAAGGCCAAAAGATGACAGCTGGGGCATTCCTCAGGTAACTTGTGAAAATAGTCCTAATTTTACGGTTATGAAAACTTGTGCTGCCACCAGAGAACTGCAAAGCTCCATACAGAGGGTGAACATGATGCATATCGGTGAATTTGGCCTCAGTAAACCCTgccattgaaaaaaaaaatcaaatgagTAGTGTTGATCATAAACTTTGGAACCAATTCACACGAATTTATATCCAATGTGTTAACTTAAATGAACGGATGCATCATGCATGGCATTAGcagatggaaaaaaaaaactaaaactaaaagACTTGGCTGAAAACATCTGAATAGCAATGTTTGCAAAattgttttcttctctctcattGAATATGTTTTTGCGACTCAGCGAATTGAAAGTAGAAGCCACATCTGTTCCTAGCATGTACAGTACACAGGAAAATAAGCAAGTGCTCAAGAAATGTCCATTGATAATCAAACAAAGGTCGTACCTGAACAATAGCCTTGTTATTCGTAGTGTCTAATATTCCTCACAAGATTCATGTAACTTTTTGGCTAACGAGTAAAGACTGATCTTATATATTAAACAACATTACAAGCTACAAGATTCAAGTAACTTTGCACTATGCATTTTAAATCAGCTTCAAATGCTTCATTTCATATTGGTAATAATAGCAAGTCAAGAACTCAACCATCAACACTGAATTTACATGTAATCTGATTTTGTGTCTTCCTAGTTTAACCCAGAAATGAATATAGACACAATCATATATACTCTGGTAGGCCAATACTGGAATGAGCTCCTAATGACTAGTGTTTTTCAGACTCAAAATAGAAAGAAGACTAACAGAATGAACAACCAAATAATGGAGGCAAGAAGATGATATTCTGAATCagagtaaaacaaaagctttacCAGGGAACATGTGGAAATCAGTCCAAATTGAGATTATCTTTATCTGAGAAGCCAGCCCTTAGAGGCCCCTTTACACCACCATGGTCATCACCAAGAAGGTCGCGAGCAGCTTTCTCAAGAAACTCCTTGGCAGCAGATTGAACAGATTGTGTATTAGGTGATTGAAACTTCCTCTTCTTTTGAACATTCCTTTCGAGATATTTCATCTTTCCGGCCTCCCCTTTACTAATGTCTCTCATACTTTGCCTCTGATCTGCAAACAGTTGAAGAAGTCTTTGAAATTACGGAGATCAAACAGTTGAAAAGACAATCCTGAGAGATAAGAGGTAAAAAGAGCAGGTCAGGTAGGAACCTGGGGTGAGGTCTGGCAGAGAGTGCTCGATGAAACGGGTTGCTGCCTGATAATTCAAGGTGGTGGATGGTCGCAATGGTGCTTGAACAAAACCAGAGAGTCAATTGTAAGAGCGTATATAGTCAAATAATATGGAAAGAATCTGAAAAAAGAGGACAAGAGTGAGTATACCTTGGCTCAAATCAATGAAACGCTGTAGCTTCTCCTGATACAATTTCAACCTCTCCTACATTTACACAACGAAACAATGTCACGAACATTGGCCATAGACAAAGATAGAAGCAGAAAACATGGAACATACAAGCTCGGAGTTGACGCGGTGGTCCTCATCATAAACGCCGCTGCACCGCAACCTGACTGGAGAATCATCATCATGAGTCAGTGTATACGAGAATATGGAAACATGAATCAGAATGGGATTGACGGAGTagaagagagaaagatacGGGTGAAGAGAGTGGTGGTGAGATTGGAGAGTAGGAGAAGTGAGTGGGCACGGTCGATGGGGGGCATTTGGGCGAGGACATCGGGGTCGGAACAGAGGGCCAAGAATTGGGGCAACTCGGCTCCTACTTGTTCTAGATGCCCTAAGCTGCTTTTCACTGAATCCATCACCGGCTCTGGTATTATTcccctgctgctgctgctttcCTCCATCGACTTCCTCTTTGCTCTTGCCACTTACTGCTACGGCTTTTCCtctcttttaattttattagtCTGTTTAAGCCTTTAAGGCAGGTAGGTTAAGTTCTACAGTCTAATTTAATCCACAAGATACGgtaagaaaaaacaaaaagagttCCCTATCTTCAACATTTGGAGGCAAACAGAAGCCACCCCATCCATAACATTCAGCAATTCACAGTCTATACTGATACATGAGCGGGCCTCAATCAAGCTAGCAAGCAAGGAGCCTTGAGACCCAATTTAATCAAGCAAGTAAGTCCAAGTGAATGCTCATATATATGATCCTTtaagcctctctctctctccctctctaaGCGTCTTGTCCCTGCTGTGGTGTCTATGGCATTATCCTCGACTATGTGCTGCTGCACTGGTGCTTATACCGACACCAGCGCTACTAGGATATATGCTTCTCTCTTACACCACCCTAAATTAAAGGTGTGGCCTTGTGGTTCGCTGACCAAGAGGAACAAACGTTTGGGTTTCTGTGGCTTTGCCATCAAAAGGCAGCACCAGGAGTCAGTGGTGCTCGGGAACAAAAGGCCCAGAAATTCAGTGTCGTCTGAGGAAGTTGTGAGggttcttaagtccatttcagaCCCGACTTGTGCTTTTTCATTCTTCAAGTCCATTGCTGAGTTGCCCATTGTGGTTCACACCACTGAAACTTGCAATTACATGCTCCAACTCCTCGGGGTTCATAGGAGGGTGCCCGACATGGCTTTTGTCTTTGATTTGATGCAAAGGCATATCATTAACAGGAATGTCGACACTTACCTCACCATTTTTAAGGCCCTCAATGTCAGGGGCGGACTTCGAGCAGCACCTTATGCTCTTACAAGGATGCGCACAGATGGCTTTATCTTGAATGCATATTCATACAATGGCTTTATCTACATGATTATCCAGTCTGGCTTTTCTAGGGAGGCTTTGCAGGTCTACCGAAGGATGGTGTCTCAAGGCATTAAGCCCAGCCTCAAGACCTACTCAGCTCTTATGGTCGCTTTGGGCAAGAGAAGGGATGTTCAGGCTGTTATGGGATTGCTCAAAGAGATGGAGACTTTGGGCCTCCGGCCTAATGTTTATACTTTCACCATATGCATTCGAGTCCTCGGCAGGGCCGGCAAAATTGACGAGGCCTATGAAATTTTCAAGAGAATGGATGATGCGGGATGTGGCCCCGATGTCATCACTTATACTGTTCTCATCGATGCTCTTTGTAATGCAGGTAAACTTGATAATGCCAAGAAgttgtttgcatatatgaaagcAAGTGGTCATAAGCCTGACCGAGTAACCTACATCACACTGCTCGACAAGTTTAGTGATGGTACAGACTTGGACACAGTTAGAGAGTTCTGGAGTGAAATGATAGCCGATGGTTATGCTCCTGATGTGGTTACTTTCACCATACTAGTTGATTCTTTGTGCAAAGCTGGAAATGTAGATGAAGCATTCAGTATGTTGGATATCATGAGGAAACAAGGGGTCTCACCGAATCTTCATACCTACAACACCTTAATTTGTGGGCTTCTGCGGTTATGTAGGTTGGATGAAGCGCTCAAACTCTTCAACAGTATGGATTCTCTTGGTGTTACACCTACAGCTTACACATACATCCTTTTCATCGACTATTATGGGAAGTCTGGTAACTCGGGAAAAGCTATTGAGGCCTATGAGAGGATGAAAACTCGGGGCATTGTTCCCAATGTTGTTGCTTGTAATGcctctttgtatggtcttgcTGAGGAGGGTAGACTTCAAGATGCAAAACACATATACGACGAGCTCATATACAGTGGGCTTTCTCCAGATTCAGTAACTTATAACATGATGATGAAGTGCTATAGTAGGGTGGGGCAAATAGATGAAGCCATCGAGTTACTCTCAGAGATGGAAAGAAATGGGTGCGAGGCTGATGTCATCATAGTTAATTCCTTGATTGACATGCTTTACAAGGCTGGCCGAGTAGATGAGGCATGGCAAACGTTTCACAGGATGAAGGAAATGAAGCTCACTCCAACAGTTGTGACCTACAATACATTACTGGCTGCATTAGGGAAAGAGGGTCAGGTCGAGAAGGCTATTGCAATGTTTGAGAATATGACTGAACAAGGGTGTCCTCCAAATGCAATTACGTTCAACACACTCCTGAATTGCCTTTGCAAGAATGATGAGGTCAATTTGGCCTTGAAAAtgctttgcaaaatgactgTGATGAATTGCTGTCCTGATGTTTTGACCTATAACACTATAATTCATGGCTTAATCAGAGAAAACAGAACTGATTATGCATTCTGGTTCTTCCATCAGATGAAGAAACTCCTATTTCCTGATCATATAACACTCGGCACCCTCCTTCCCAGTGTAGTAAAGGATGGGCGCATAGAGGATGCTCTCAAAGTTGCTGAGGACTTCGCGTATCAGGTTGGGGTTCGAGCAGACAGGCCTTTTTGGGAAGATTTGATTGGAGCGGTTGTGAATCAAGCTGAAGAAGATCACGCCGTTTTATTTGCTGAAAGGTTGATTTCTGAGAGAATTTGCCTAGATGATTCTGTTCTGATACCTCTACTTCGATTTTTGTGTACGCATGGGAAAACTCTTGATGCCCAGAATTTGTTTGCAAAGTTTACTAGTACTCTTGGAGTTCGGCCAACACTAGAAGCATATAACTGTTTGATTGAATGGCTTCTTAAAGACCGTATCACCGAACAGGCTTGGGATCTATTCAAGGAGATGAAAATTGCTGGCTGTGCACCTGATGTTTTCACCTACAATTTGTTACTTGATGCTCATGGGAAGTCTGGGAACATCACTGAACTCTTTGAATTATACGACGAGATGATTTGTAGAGGATACAAGCCTAACACCATTACGCACAATATAGTTATCTCCAGTCTTGTGAAATCTGATAGCCTAGACAGGGCTATCGATCTCTATTATGATCTTGTCAGTGGTGATTTTAATCCATCTCCTTGTACATTTGGCCCTCTCATAGATGGACTTTTCAAGTCGGGAAAACAAGAGGAAGCAATGCATTTCTTTGAGGAGATGGCAGAATATGGATGCAAGCCTAATTGTGCGATCTTCAATATTCTTATAAATGGTTTTGCAAAAGCAGGTGATGTGGAAACTGCTCGCGAGTTCTTTAAAAGGATGACTAAAGAAGGGATAAGACCAGACCTGAAGTCTTTCACCATTCTTGTGGATTGCTACTGCCAGGCCGGAAGAGTGGATGATGCTTTGCACTGTTTTGAGGAGTTAAGACGAAGTGGCCTTGATCCTGATTCAATTTCCTACAATCTTATGATTAATGGACTTGGAAGATCACAGAGGATGGAGGAAGCTATGGTTCTCTATGATGAAATGCGGGCTAGAAGAATTACTCCTGAT from Argentina anserina chromosome 2, drPotAnse1.1, whole genome shotgun sequence carries:
- the LOC126782015 gene encoding nucleoid-associated protein At4g30620, chloroplastic-like, which encodes MASTSALSSSRLSSFHRLTDSHSFREVSSYAGSPIVSWPGIKTAGRTPRSSRVYGLFGGKKDSNEKGDDKAGIFGNMQNLYETVKKAQNVVQVEAVRVQKELAAAEFDGYCEGEIIKVTLSGNQQPVRTEITEAAMELGAEKLSLLVTEAYKDAHQKSVVAMKERMSNLAQSLGMPPGLGELK
- the LOC126783402 gene encoding uncharacterized protein LOC126783402; this encodes MEESSSSRGIIPEPVMDSVKSSLGHLEQVGAELPQFLALCSDPDVLAQMPPIDRAHSLLLLSNLTTTLFTLRLRCSGVYDEDHRVNSELERLKLYQEKLQRFIDLSQAPLRPSTTLNYQAATRFIEHSLPDLTPDQRQSMRDISKGEAGKMKYLERNVQKKRKFQSPNTQSVQSAAKEFLEKAARDLLGDDHGGVKGPLRAGFSDKDNLNLD
- the LOC126782537 gene encoding pentatricopeptide repeat-containing protein At4g31850, chloroplastic, which translates into the protein MALSSTMCCCTGAYTDTSATRIYASLLHHPKLKVWPCGSLTKRNKRLGFCGFAIKRQHQESVVLGNKRPRNSVSSEEVVRVLKSISDPTCAFSFFKSIAELPIVVHTTETCNYMLQLLGVHRRVPDMAFVFDLMQRHIINRNVDTYLTIFKALNVRGGLRAAPYALTRMRTDGFILNAYSYNGFIYMIIQSGFSREALQVYRRMVSQGIKPSLKTYSALMVALGKRRDVQAVMGLLKEMETLGLRPNVYTFTICIRVLGRAGKIDEAYEIFKRMDDAGCGPDVITYTVLIDALCNAGKLDNAKKLFAYMKASGHKPDRVTYITLLDKFSDGTDLDTVREFWSEMIADGYAPDVVTFTILVDSLCKAGNVDEAFSMLDIMRKQGVSPNLHTYNTLICGLLRLCRLDEALKLFNSMDSLGVTPTAYTYILFIDYYGKSGNSGKAIEAYERMKTRGIVPNVVACNASLYGLAEEGRLQDAKHIYDELIYSGLSPDSVTYNMMMKCYSRVGQIDEAIELLSEMERNGCEADVIIVNSLIDMLYKAGRVDEAWQTFHRMKEMKLTPTVVTYNTLLAALGKEGQVEKAIAMFENMTEQGCPPNAITFNTLLNCLCKNDEVNLALKMLCKMTVMNCCPDVLTYNTIIHGLIRENRTDYAFWFFHQMKKLLFPDHITLGTLLPSVVKDGRIEDALKVAEDFAYQVGVRADRPFWEDLIGAVVNQAEEDHAVLFAERLISERICLDDSVLIPLLRFLCTHGKTLDAQNLFAKFTSTLGVRPTLEAYNCLIEWLLKDRITEQAWDLFKEMKIAGCAPDVFTYNLLLDAHGKSGNITELFELYDEMICRGYKPNTITHNIVISSLVKSDSLDRAIDLYYDLVSGDFNPSPCTFGPLIDGLFKSGKQEEAMHFFEEMAEYGCKPNCAIFNILINGFAKAGDVETAREFFKRMTKEGIRPDLKSFTILVDCYCQAGRVDDALHCFEELRRSGLDPDSISYNLMINGLGRSQRMEEAMVLYDEMRARRITPDIFTYNSLLLNLGLVGMVDQAGRIYKDLQLTGLEPDVFTYNALIRLYSTSGNTKDAYAVYKNMMVGGCSPNVGTYAQLPNQT